From the Lathyrus oleraceus cultivar Zhongwan6 chromosome 4, CAAS_Psat_ZW6_1.0, whole genome shotgun sequence genome, one window contains:
- the LOC127073685 gene encoding agmatine deiminase, with translation MMLLQDTPSSLGFRMPAEWEPHTQCWMGWPERADNWRDNAVHAQRVFVRVASAISRFERVTVCVCSAQWENARSQLPEHIRVIEICSNDSWFRDIGPTFVVKGGTSKSGDAEHRIAGIDWNFNSWGGSEDGCYNDWSLDTYVAKKILDVERIPRFSHSMVLEGGSIHVDGEGTCLTTEECLLNKNRNPHMSKSQIEDELKAYLGVRKVIWLPRGLYGDDDTNGHIDNICCFVKPGVVLLSWTDDKTDPQYEISEEAYSFLSSVTDANGRKFEIIKLHVPGPLYMTEKEAAGVFQDDCAKPRLPGTRLAASYVNFYIANGGIIVPKFGDKKWDDEAIRVLSKTFPHHEVVGIEGSREIVLSGGNIHCITQQQPAI, from the exons ATGATGCTTCTCCAAGATACACCTTCTTCTCTCGGATTTCGCATGCCTGCTGAATGGGAACCGCACACGCAGTGTTGGATGGGTTGGCCC GAACGCGCTGATAATTGGCGTGACAACGCCGTTCATGCTCAACGTGTGTTTGTTAGGGTCGCGTCTGCGATCTCCAGATTCGAGAGAGTAACTGTTTGCGTTTGTTCCGCTCAA TGGGAGAATGCACGGAGTCAGCTACCGGAGCATATCAGAGTCATTGAGATTTGTTCAAATGATTCTTGGTTTCGTGATATCGGACCTACT TTTGTTGTGAAAGGCGGAACGTCGAAATCTGGTGATGCGGAACATAGGATTGCGGGGATTGATTGGAATTTTAATAGCTGGGGAG GTTCGGAAGATGGATGTTACAATGATTGGAGTCTTGACACCTATGTTGCTAAGAAG ATTTTGGATGTTGAGAGGATTCCTAGATTTTCGCATTCTATGGTGCTTGAAGGCGGAAGCATCCATGTGGATGGAGAAG GAACATGTCTTACCACAGAAGAGTGTCTGTTGAACAAGAACAGGAATCCACATATGAGTAAGAGCCAAATAGAGGATGAACTAAAGGCTTATCTTGGAGTCAGGAAGGTTATATGGTTGCCTCGTGGATTATATG GAGATGATGATACAAACGGTCATATTGATAACATCTGCTGTTTTGTGAAGCCCGGCGTGGTTCTGCTGTCTTGGACTGATGATAAAACTGATCCTCAGTATGAAATATCTGAAGAAGCATATTCTTTCCTTTCAAGTGTAACAGATGCTAATGGTAGAAAATTTGAAATCATTAAACTCCATGTCCCCGGTCCACTATACATGACAGAGAAAGAGGCTGCAGGGGTTTTCCAG GATGACTGCGCCAAGCCAAGACTTCCTGGTACTAGGCTTGCTGCTTCATATGTAAACTTTTACATTGCAAATGGTGGTATCATTGTTCCAAAGTTTGGAGATAAAAAGTGGGATGATGAAGCTATCAGAGTTCTGTCTAAGACGTTCCCTCATCACGAA GTTGTGGGAATTGAAGGTTCCAGGGAGATTGTATTGTCAGGTGGAAATATACATTGCATCACTCAGCAACAACCAGCCATTTAG